CGGCAAGAGTTCTTGAAGGAAGCCTATCTGAAAGAGTTTCAAGCAAGAGTGAACTGGTGCAGTAGTTATGGAAAGGACTTGCAAATACAGCAAAGGAAGCCCAAGTGcaagaaaacattcaaattgccaGCCATAACTGACCAGAGCATCCTGCCCCCTGATGAATTAAGAAAGCTAGATCACATTCATCATCCTGAAAAGGCAAAGCAAGTTGATGATAATGCAACCACCAACATGGCTGCTGAAATGAGACCAGCCAGTCCCCGCACACTTGGTCTTCTCTATTATGGCACATCCAGGGAAAAAGATGGGAGATACCGCTACCTGCAAGCAAGGTATCATATAAAACCAGAGGAAAAGTATTCCTATCCA
Above is a genomic segment from Xenopus laevis strain J_2021 chromosome 3L, Xenopus_laevis_v10.1, whole genome shotgun sequence containing:
- the LOC121401525 gene encoding protein ATP6V1FNB-like, which codes for MVRELGLTTQRQEFLKEAYLKEFQARVNWCSSYGKDLQIQQRKPKCKKTFKLPAITDQSILPPDELRKLDHIHHPEKAKQVDDNATTNMAAEMRPASPRTLGLLYYGTSREKDGRYRYLQARYHIKPEEKYSYPITTNFTYGWKLGNMYTSQFPFYGCYCVVNDTFYRKNGISFERNPLDSVL